A single genomic interval of Chitinophaga sp. 180180018-3 harbors:
- a CDS encoding aldo/keto reductase, which yields MIEKITLGKNGPLVSKLGLGCMRMSPVWGGQAQDENECIATIHEALDNGINFLNTGDFYGAGHNELLVGKALKGRRDEAFISVKFGAVFYGGRLLGLDLRPSSIRNFINYSLVRLGIDTIDLYQPCRLDDSVPVEDVIGTVADLIKEGKVRYLGVSEITADQLRKANSVYPVSALEIGYSLADRQIESNLLPAAKELGIGVVAFANTAEGLLTGNMKAPLPDNAYQHHFSRFQGDNLVKNLEKVEVLKEMAKKKGYTPTQLAIAWVNAQGDHIMPLVSMSRRSRLPENMQAMKIEFTTDELHTLNTHFAPGAMLGGTYLQR from the coding sequence ATGATCGAGAAAATAACTTTAGGCAAAAACGGACCTCTCGTTTCCAAACTTGGCTTAGGCTGTATGCGCATGTCGCCGGTTTGGGGAGGGCAGGCGCAGGATGAAAATGAATGCATCGCTACCATCCATGAAGCGCTGGACAATGGTATTAACTTTCTGAACACGGGCGACTTCTACGGCGCCGGCCATAATGAACTGTTGGTGGGCAAAGCCCTCAAAGGCAGGAGAGACGAGGCTTTTATTAGTGTTAAATTTGGCGCTGTCTTCTATGGAGGCCGCTTACTGGGACTGGATCTGCGTCCCAGTTCCATCAGGAACTTCATCAATTATTCCCTGGTACGTCTGGGCATTGATACGATAGATCTCTATCAACCGTGCCGGCTTGATGACAGTGTTCCTGTTGAAGATGTAATCGGAACAGTGGCCGACCTGATCAAAGAAGGAAAGGTACGCTACCTCGGTGTGTCTGAAATAACCGCCGATCAACTGCGTAAAGCAAATAGCGTTTACCCGGTATCGGCGCTGGAAATAGGCTATTCATTGGCTGACCGTCAGATCGAAAGTAACCTGCTCCCTGCTGCCAAAGAACTGGGGATAGGAGTGGTTGCATTTGCCAATACCGCCGAAGGGTTGCTTACGGGCAACATGAAGGCACCACTTCCCGACAATGCCTACCAGCATCATTTTTCACGTTTCCAGGGAGATAACCTGGTAAAGAACCTGGAGAAAGTGGAAGTATTAAAGGAGATGGCAAAGAAGAAAGGATATACGCCCACTCAGCTGGCAATTGCCTGGGTGAATGCGCAGGGAGATCATATCATGCCTTTGGTAAGTATGAGCCGGAGATCCAGGCTGCCGGAAAATATGCAGGCCATGAAGATTGAGTTTACTACGGATGAGCTCCATACACTTAACACACATTTTGCGCCGGGCGCAATGCTGGGAGGAACTTACCTGCAGAGATAG
- a CDS encoding FecR domain-containing protein, which translates to MDDQHRNYTQYTATSFFEDEAFIHHVLKRDDAAVAYWQQLISQYPDKQAAMEEARIWILLLNKQPVYTPATDSSQLWSKIASEITVHEHQQQRIYQPLKRVAKWTAAAAAVVLSMMLIRELSSHGEKTFSTAFGGHQQVVLPDESVVTLNGNSAIHYSRSWESDKPREIWLRGEAYFEVKHVAIRNRLRQSDSFHVHVSDLSLTVMGTRFNVRSRRSLIEISLLEGSLRIEKNGSGAFVRILKPGEAFVYDSSRQLLTAMERKPQANKAWTTNEMDLDGYTLREILDVLEDNYGYEITLEAPALAQKRLSGTVPATNADDILFVIRNVFNLKISKNANHLIISQN; encoded by the coding sequence ATGGACGATCAGCACAGGAATTATACGCAGTATACTGCTACTTCTTTTTTCGAAGACGAAGCGTTTATTCATCATGTTTTGAAGCGGGATGACGCGGCGGTAGCATACTGGCAGCAGCTAATCAGCCAGTATCCGGATAAGCAGGCTGCCATGGAAGAAGCCCGGATCTGGATCCTGCTGCTGAATAAGCAACCAGTATATACTCCTGCAACTGATAGCAGCCAACTTTGGAGTAAAATTGCCAGCGAAATAACAGTGCATGAACATCAGCAGCAACGGATTTACCAACCATTGAAACGCGTTGCCAAATGGACGGCCGCTGCTGCAGCAGTGGTGTTGTCTATGATGCTTATCAGGGAACTTTCCTCTCACGGGGAAAAGACTTTCAGCACTGCATTTGGAGGTCATCAACAGGTAGTACTGCCTGATGAATCGGTGGTTACGTTAAACGGGAATTCTGCTATTCACTATTCCCGCTCCTGGGAATCTGATAAGCCCAGGGAAATCTGGCTGAGAGGAGAGGCCTATTTTGAAGTAAAACACGTAGCTATCAGGAACAGGCTACGGCAATCGGATTCGTTTCATGTGCATGTCAGTGACCTGTCACTAACGGTAATGGGCACACGATTTAATGTAAGAAGCCGCCGTAGCCTCATTGAGATATCTCTGCTGGAAGGAAGTCTCAGAATTGAAAAAAACGGATCAGGAGCATTTGTCAGAATACTCAAGCCGGGCGAGGCTTTTGTGTATGACAGCAGCAGGCAACTGCTTACTGCCATGGAAAGAAAACCACAGGCCAACAAAGCCTGGACCACCAACGAAATGGACCTGGATGGTTACACCCTTCGGGAAATACTGGATGTACTGGAGGACAATTATGGTTACGAGATCACCCTGGAAGCTCCGGCGCTTGCACAGAAAAGGCTTTCCGGTACCGTACCCGCCACCAATGCCGACGACATCCTTTTTGTTATCAGGAATGTATTTAATCTTAAAATCAGCAAAAACGCAAATCATTTAATTATCAGCCAAAATTAG
- a CDS encoding AraC family transcriptional regulator, whose protein sequence is MRKEKVAFMEHSTLVMQISGRFTLETASQKISMGKGEMLLIHKNQLGQIIKNPLDGEEYQTIVIRLKEDMLRQIALEEQIEVEQKYTGPSNVRIPVNDFLHAFFQSMLPYVRHPDEKITQMVSILKVKEAVYLLLNIMPELRNFLFDFSEPYKMDLEKFMISNFHYNIPVEKFARLSGRSLAGFKRDFQKIFGMAPRQWLQERRLAEARHLIEKKNKKPSEFYLDLGFESLSHFSHSFKKKFGKTPTEWPVQA, encoded by the coding sequence ATGAGAAAAGAGAAGGTAGCGTTTATGGAGCATAGCACTTTGGTGATGCAGATTTCAGGCCGTTTTACGCTGGAAACAGCCAGCCAGAAAATTTCAATGGGAAAGGGCGAAATGTTGCTGATCCATAAAAATCAACTCGGGCAAATCATCAAGAACCCATTAGATGGGGAGGAGTATCAAACCATTGTTATCCGCTTGAAAGAAGACATGCTCCGGCAGATTGCCCTTGAAGAGCAGATAGAGGTGGAACAAAAATACACAGGGCCCTCCAACGTACGTATACCGGTAAATGATTTTTTGCATGCTTTCTTTCAATCCATGCTTCCATATGTTCGTCATCCGGATGAAAAGATCACCCAAATGGTGAGTATACTAAAAGTTAAAGAGGCCGTATATCTTCTCCTGAATATTATGCCTGAGCTCAGAAATTTCTTATTCGACTTTTCGGAGCCTTATAAAATGGACCTGGAGAAATTCATGATCAGCAATTTTCATTACAATATTCCCGTCGAAAAATTTGCACGGCTCAGCGGAAGGAGTCTTGCCGGATTTAAGCGCGACTTCCAAAAGATATTCGGAATGGCTCCCCGTCAATGGTTACAGGAAAGAAGACTGGCTGAAGCCCGGCATCTTATAGAAAAAAAGAACAAAAAGCCATCTGAGTTTTATCTGGACCTGGGTTTTGAAAGCCTTTCTCATTTCTCCCATTCTTTTAAAAAGAAATTCGGCAAGACGCCCACCGAATGGCCGGTACAGGCGTAA
- a CDS encoding alpha/beta hydrolase-fold protein: MPKSLVAQTDPVFKPISADVIKLSSKVLGEDRKVYIYVPPADTLRPDKRYPVLYVLDGDNHFSLVAEYCRYLSRRDVNVVPEMIIVGIPNTNRTRDLTPTNSITDYEGKPDTSSNPRYKSSGGGNNFLQFIGTELIPYIDAHYKTQPFKIFAGHSFGGITTINCLLTQPDMFEAYIAISPSFWWDKRYLLRLADEKLKNDRVVNKLIFYSDANEGMSDGKSAFHNDLVKFDSIITQRKIAGLDHKYVCYPEDTHMTEPIKAYYDALRFVFRRWDRH; the protein is encoded by the coding sequence ATGCCCAAAAGCCTGGTTGCCCAAACCGACCCGGTATTTAAACCCATATCGGCAGATGTCATCAAACTTTCGTCTAAGGTGTTGGGTGAAGACCGTAAAGTTTATATTTATGTACCGCCTGCAGATACCTTGCGGCCCGATAAGCGTTATCCGGTATTATACGTACTCGACGGGGATAATCATTTTAGCCTGGTTGCAGAATATTGCCGGTATCTTAGTCGCCGGGACGTAAATGTTGTGCCCGAAATGATTATAGTCGGCATCCCAAATACAAACCGTACAAGGGATCTTACCCCAACCAATAGTATTACTGATTATGAAGGAAAGCCTGATACCAGTTCAAACCCCCGATATAAGTCAAGCGGTGGTGGCAATAATTTTTTGCAGTTCATTGGTACTGAACTGATCCCTTATATTGACGCGCATTATAAAACACAGCCCTTTAAAATTTTTGCAGGACATTCATTCGGTGGTATCACCACGATCAATTGCCTGTTAACGCAGCCGGATATGTTTGAAGCTTATATAGCGATAAGCCCATCCTTTTGGTGGGATAAACGCTATTTACTCAGACTCGCTGATGAAAAGCTAAAAAATGACCGGGTTGTAAACAAATTGATCTTTTACAGTGATGCGAACGAAGGAATGTCAGATGGTAAATCTGCCTTCCATAACGATCTTGTAAAATTCGATTCTATTATAACCCAAAGAAAGATTGCGGGTTTAGACCATAAGTATGTTTGCTATCCCGAAGACACGCATATGACAGAACCTATAAAAGCTTATTACGATGCTTTGCGGTTTGTTTTCAGGCGATGGGATCGGCATTGA
- a CDS encoding ATP-binding protein, producing MKQQNILKFWRDIEIFNLPDVKKDFKFLEEEDALPWCGSMPPARRNYIWQHTLIFGYIPKKQVIDCIYKRLNTIAPDADYEQPVTGYTCLAALSLDENGCPDQQSYIPAAYIFGIQCLREKEGLANVKELLGTAAIGFERRYNLPPLPEEGDEDLQGKQKKRKGPQVKWPQLKKEIKYLEELCDWLHEPIRILLFSQEIHKDTQPDTNFLNSFYLEDLDTLSDKSGCLNNSLTQYLQADIHLANRQDLIQERAYLMNWVHPKLMSPGRWPSPVQYGMYTAQLGAVNSILALKNKEGIQAVNGPPGTGKTTLLKDVVADIIVSRAKKMLSYDSSSLFGAYNRITREDGFDWHTYTINQEISAGTGIVVASNNNAAIENITKELPAVTAIDRTLFPEADYFSSVAQRLVNTEAWGILSAALGNSENRYKFRQSFWISAEDIVGFEDILWSVYKDQDQTPVYHGLYTACRTGLSELLNTFEDFQKKSGAFHERLQPYLQAVADFNQHREEQQQLRVESKLPDDQLMEISLQQKTLEDDMEDIERLIKLSHQQKPSFFWWKKLFATLQYRQWKAINDKYLQEQVTAINKKRTLEKEKAAIRSAIAENKKRQHDTEEKLKELNIEIEEYQQSKLQLSEEYGILTNNLVDEIFYHAPIADIHLRTPYSSEQINKLRSEIFLKSLELHKYAILANAKKFRNNLRVFFELLSGRGTMKDSIARNLWDTFFFCVPVVSTTLASVSRLFSSIDKDSIGWLLLDEAGQATPQSAAGVIWRAQRCAIVGDPLQIEPVQTIPPNLVYKLNQQYEVDDIWNPISSSAQILADRISKPGTYIQTSNAEGIWTGFPLRAHRRCDDPMFHIANQIAYNGQMVKVHIQRKEENYIGPSCWFHVKGQASGIRHVIEEELLLLQEKIDALLKTGFDRNKKIYVISPFVAVANECKNRLRNLKNVSAGTIHTFQGKEAEVVFLMLGSAPDSEGARAWAAQKPNLLNVALTRAQRRIYVIGNKELWARQSYFRDLAGAL from the coding sequence TTGAAACAACAAAATATCCTTAAATTCTGGCGTGACATCGAAATCTTCAATTTGCCTGATGTTAAAAAAGATTTCAAATTCCTGGAGGAAGAAGATGCTTTACCATGGTGCGGTAGTATGCCTCCTGCCCGTCGAAATTATATATGGCAACACACCCTGATTTTCGGATATATCCCCAAAAAACAAGTAATAGACTGCATTTATAAAAGGCTAAACACCATTGCTCCAGACGCAGATTACGAACAACCAGTTACTGGCTATACTTGTCTTGCGGCCCTCTCTTTAGATGAAAACGGTTGTCCGGACCAACAAAGCTATATCCCGGCAGCATATATCTTCGGCATACAATGCCTCAGGGAAAAGGAAGGCCTGGCAAATGTGAAGGAATTGCTTGGTACTGCTGCTATCGGGTTTGAACGGCGATATAATCTGCCACCACTACCCGAAGAGGGGGATGAAGATCTGCAGGGAAAACAAAAGAAGCGAAAAGGCCCTCAGGTAAAATGGCCTCAGCTCAAAAAAGAAATAAAGTATCTCGAAGAACTATGTGATTGGTTGCACGAGCCAATAAGGATACTCCTATTTTCGCAAGAGATACATAAAGACACGCAACCTGATACCAACTTTCTGAATAGCTTTTACCTGGAAGATCTGGATACACTTTCAGACAAATCAGGCTGTCTAAATAATTCTCTTACTCAATATCTGCAAGCTGATATTCACCTGGCTAATCGTCAGGATCTAATTCAGGAAAGAGCTTATTTGATGAATTGGGTTCATCCAAAATTGATGTCCCCTGGTCGATGGCCATCTCCTGTTCAATATGGAATGTACACGGCTCAACTTGGAGCTGTTAACAGTATCCTTGCGCTTAAAAACAAAGAAGGCATTCAGGCTGTAAACGGTCCTCCTGGTACAGGCAAGACTACATTGCTAAAGGACGTAGTAGCGGACATCATTGTTTCAAGAGCTAAGAAAATGCTTTCTTACGATTCTTCTTCTTTGTTTGGGGCCTATAATAGAATTACAAGGGAAGATGGATTTGACTGGCATACTTATACTATCAATCAGGAAATATCAGCAGGGACAGGTATTGTTGTTGCCAGCAATAACAATGCTGCCATCGAAAATATAACCAAAGAACTGCCAGCTGTAACTGCCATCGACCGAACACTATTCCCTGAGGCAGACTATTTCTCTTCTGTAGCCCAAAGGCTCGTTAATACTGAAGCGTGGGGAATATTGAGCGCTGCATTAGGCAATAGTGAGAACAGGTATAAATTCAGACAGAGCTTCTGGATATCCGCAGAAGACATCGTTGGATTTGAAGATATACTTTGGTCGGTTTATAAAGATCAGGATCAAACGCCTGTTTATCATGGATTGTATACAGCATGCCGCACCGGACTTAGTGAGCTGCTAAATACCTTTGAAGACTTTCAGAAGAAGTCAGGGGCTTTTCATGAACGATTACAGCCATATCTTCAGGCAGTTGCAGATTTTAATCAGCATAGAGAGGAGCAGCAGCAATTACGGGTTGAAAGTAAATTACCGGATGATCAGCTTATGGAGATAAGCCTGCAGCAAAAAACTTTAGAAGATGATATGGAAGATATTGAACGACTGATAAAACTTTCCCATCAGCAAAAGCCGTCTTTTTTCTGGTGGAAGAAACTATTTGCGACATTACAATATAGACAGTGGAAAGCCATTAACGATAAATATCTCCAGGAGCAGGTGACTGCTATCAATAAAAAGAGAACGCTTGAAAAGGAAAAAGCAGCAATAAGATCTGCTATCGCTGAAAATAAGAAAAGGCAGCATGACACTGAAGAGAAATTGAAAGAATTAAATATAGAAATCGAAGAATACCAGCAGTCTAAATTGCAGCTTAGCGAGGAATATGGTATTTTGACTAATAACCTGGTCGACGAAATTTTTTATCATGCGCCAATAGCTGATATACACTTACGTACTCCTTATTCTTCAGAACAGATTAATAAATTACGAAGCGAAATATTTCTAAAAAGTCTGGAGTTACATAAGTATGCAATTCTTGCGAACGCAAAGAAGTTTAGAAATAATCTAAGAGTATTTTTTGAATTACTTAGCGGTCGGGGGACCATGAAGGATTCGATAGCCCGCAACTTATGGGATACTTTTTTCTTCTGTGTGCCGGTAGTGTCTACAACCCTGGCCTCCGTAAGCAGGCTTTTTTCTTCGATAGACAAAGATAGCATTGGCTGGTTATTACTGGATGAAGCCGGGCAAGCAACACCTCAGTCGGCAGCGGGCGTAATCTGGCGCGCGCAAAGATGCGCTATCGTTGGAGACCCTCTTCAGATAGAGCCAGTGCAGACTATTCCACCGAACCTGGTGTACAAACTAAACCAACAATATGAGGTAGATGATATCTGGAATCCAATAAGCAGTTCAGCGCAAATACTTGCAGACAGAATATCAAAGCCTGGAACCTATATACAAACAAGTAATGCTGAAGGCATTTGGACTGGCTTCCCATTAAGAGCACACAGGCGATGTGATGATCCAATGTTCCATATAGCCAATCAGATTGCCTACAATGGGCAAATGGTTAAAGTACATATACAACGCAAGGAAGAAAATTATATAGGCCCTTCCTGTTGGTTTCATGTAAAGGGCCAGGCTTCTGGCATCCGGCATGTAATCGAAGAGGAGCTGCTGCTGTTACAGGAGAAAATCGATGCGTTGCTGAAAACCGGTTTTGACAGGAACAAAAAAATATATGTTATTTCTCCCTTTGTTGCAGTAGCAAATGAATGTAAAAACAGATTACGAAATCTTAAAAATGTTTCTGCAGGTACTATTCATACTTTCCAGGGAAAGGAAGCAGAAGTTGTTTTTTTGATGCTGGGGAGCGCCCCTGATTCAGAAGGGGCAAGGGCCTGGGCCGCTCAAAAACCTAATCTCCTGAATGTTGCACTAACCAGGGCCCAAAGACGGATTTATGTAATAGGGAATAAGGAACTTTGGGCGCGCCAATCATATTTTAGAGATCTGGCTGGTGCACTATAA
- a CDS encoding YbaK/EbsC family protein yields the protein MFFVSEAKITGPSTYQTPLQQMVYEMFSEKGVKYERVDTDPAITMEDCIRIDERLEMKTVKTLFLCNRQQTNFYLVVTTAVKPFKTKDLSAALGISRLSFASVELLHSILGTPVGAATVLGLLLDVTKHVQLVIDYDVLLEEWYGCSDGTTTSYLKLSTEWVMNEFITSTGHTPKFVQL from the coding sequence ATGTTTTTCGTCAGTGAGGCAAAAATAACAGGACCATCTACCTACCAAACACCATTACAACAAATGGTATATGAAATGTTCAGCGAAAAAGGAGTGAAGTATGAAAGGGTAGATACTGATCCTGCTATTACTATGGAAGATTGTATCAGGATAGATGAACGACTGGAGATGAAAACAGTAAAGACACTTTTTCTCTGTAATCGGCAGCAGACAAACTTCTACCTGGTGGTTACTACTGCCGTAAAGCCTTTTAAGACTAAAGATCTGAGTGCTGCCCTGGGAATTTCCCGTTTATCTTTTGCATCAGTTGAATTGCTGCATTCCATACTCGGAACGCCTGTAGGCGCGGCCACTGTATTAGGCCTGCTGTTAGACGTGACGAAACATGTGCAATTGGTGATCGACTATGATGTGCTCCTGGAAGAATGGTATGGCTGCAGCGATGGCACTACCACCAGTTATCTCAAGCTTAGTACTGAATGGGTGATGAACGAATTCATTACCTCTACCGGTCATACGCCGAAATTTGTGCAATTGTAG
- a CDS encoding ABC transporter permease, translating to MFKNYLKIAIRNLVQNKIYSFINIAGLAIGLTCAMLILLYVKDEVSFDRFHKNSAGIYRIVSSIVINGTDHRSPSTGLLQGPRFSQNVSGIKSFVRVQDGRVDLKKGTDVESRDLLFVDRNFLSVFTFPLIDGDAQSCLKDPHSVVLTKEEAKKQFGTENAVGKMLMLKENDKFVPYQVTAVTENCPQNSSIQFKILLPFRETEAELNNNENWFAYYLNTFVELEDNANPDAVAQQMQRFYVKDASATRKAMDTRFGIYDNSHLETYFLQPFLNIHLSKELSAQNGLQKAGNPIYAYILSGIALFVLLIASINFVNLTVARSVRRAKEIGIRKAIGSDRKQLIIQFLGESFVLSAIAFVLAIGLAQLILPLFNELANKKLAISYLLDFKLVAGYCALFLLTGLLAGFYPAMILSGYKPIDILYSRFTLKGNGGLQKSLVVLQFTLATFLIIATFTIYSQFNYLTKADLGYDDRNIVVVSKDNMSHQEAAAFKHELLNNPDIAYVAPKNGGSWGTAARVDNDSSVSFAWETIDESYLQTLKIPLVKGRNFSVDHPGDSTHAVLVNETFVKTAGWKNPIGKAVVFNFQNNKTYEVIGVVKDHHFTTLNERIRPQLFTMANSNAYGTFYIKIRPNTATRSLKYIETKFRGFFPFSPYTYVFKNEVNQRNYESEARWKQIILFGAILTIFISCIGLFGLSVLSAEKRTKEIGIRKVLGASVRHIATVLSLEFVKLVIVALIIAIPLAWLAGAKWLENYPYRITMGWTLFGWAGMLVLLIAVCTVSFQAVKAALANPVKSLRSE from the coding sequence ATGTTTAAAAACTACCTGAAAATCGCTATCCGCAATCTTGTCCAAAATAAAATCTATTCTTTCATCAATATTGCAGGACTTGCTATTGGTCTCACCTGCGCGATGCTGATACTACTCTATGTAAAAGATGAAGTGAGCTTTGACCGTTTTCATAAAAACAGTGCCGGCATTTACAGAATAGTTTCCAGCATAGTTATCAATGGTACGGACCATCGTTCCCCCAGCACAGGCTTATTACAGGGGCCCAGGTTTTCGCAGAATGTAAGTGGCATCAAATCATTTGTACGCGTTCAGGACGGTCGGGTAGATTTAAAAAAGGGTACTGACGTAGAAAGCAGAGATCTCCTTTTTGTAGATCGAAACTTCCTGTCGGTATTTACCTTTCCTTTAATTGACGGGGATGCGCAATCTTGTTTAAAAGACCCACATTCCGTTGTACTTACAAAGGAAGAAGCAAAAAAACAATTTGGTACCGAAAATGCAGTCGGCAAGATGCTTATGCTAAAGGAGAATGATAAATTTGTGCCGTACCAGGTAACTGCTGTTACAGAGAATTGCCCGCAAAACTCCTCCATTCAATTCAAGATCCTCCTGCCTTTCAGAGAAACAGAAGCGGAGTTGAATAATAACGAAAACTGGTTTGCCTATTATCTTAATACCTTTGTTGAACTGGAGGATAACGCTAATCCGGATGCGGTTGCTCAGCAAATGCAACGATTTTATGTGAAAGATGCAAGCGCGACGCGGAAAGCTATGGATACCCGTTTTGGAATTTATGATAATTCCCATTTGGAAACCTATTTCCTTCAGCCATTTCTCAACATACATCTGAGTAAAGAACTATCAGCGCAGAATGGTCTGCAAAAGGCCGGCAATCCTATTTATGCTTATATTCTTTCCGGCATAGCACTTTTTGTGCTCCTCATTGCAAGTATCAATTTCGTAAATCTTACTGTTGCGCGTTCTGTAAGACGTGCTAAAGAAATTGGGATACGTAAAGCTATAGGAAGTGACAGGAAGCAACTTATCATACAATTTCTGGGAGAATCGTTTGTATTGTCCGCTATAGCTTTTGTTTTGGCCATTGGTCTGGCACAACTGATACTGCCACTGTTTAACGAATTGGCAAATAAAAAGCTGGCAATTAGTTATCTGCTCGATTTTAAACTGGTGGCAGGTTATTGCGCCCTCTTCCTGCTTACTGGTTTACTCGCCGGGTTCTATCCGGCCATGATATTATCAGGATATAAACCTATTGATATTCTCTATAGCAGGTTTACGCTGAAAGGCAACGGAGGATTGCAGAAGTCGCTGGTGGTTTTACAATTCACACTTGCTACCTTTTTAATTATCGCAACGTTTACGATCTATTCGCAGTTTAATTATCTTACTAAGGCCGACTTAGGATATGATGATCGTAACATCGTAGTGGTTAGTAAAGATAATATGTCGCATCAGGAGGCGGCAGCCTTTAAACACGAGCTGCTTAACAATCCTGATATTGCATATGTGGCTCCTAAAAATGGAGGTTCCTGGGGAACTGCCGCCAGAGTGGATAACGATTCATCTGTCAGCTTTGCATGGGAAACGATAGACGAATCTTATTTGCAAACGTTAAAGATCCCTTTGGTAAAAGGCAGAAATTTTTCAGTTGATCATCCAGGCGATTCCACCCATGCTGTTCTGGTCAATGAAACTTTTGTAAAAACGGCCGGATGGAAAAATCCTATTGGTAAAGCAGTGGTTTTTAACTTTCAGAATAATAAAACATATGAAGTAATTGGTGTAGTAAAAGATCATCATTTTACTACCCTTAATGAACGAATAAGGCCCCAGTTGTTTACCATGGCCAATTCCAATGCGTATGGAACTTTTTATATTAAAATACGTCCCAACACAGCTACCCGCAGCCTTAAATATATAGAAACAAAGTTCAGAGGATTTTTTCCTTTCAGCCCGTATACCTATGTATTCAAGAATGAAGTGAATCAGCGGAATTATGAGTCAGAAGCCAGATGGAAACAAATTATTTTATTTGGCGCTATTCTTACCATTTTTATAAGCTGCATAGGATTGTTTGGTCTTTCTGTGCTGTCAGCTGAAAAGCGTACGAAAGAGATAGGTATTCGAAAAGTATTGGGTGCATCTGTCCGGCACATCGCAACAGTGCTGTCTTTAGAATTTGTGAAGCTTGTGATCGTTGCACTGATAATAGCCATCCCGCTGGCATGGCTGGCGGGTGCAAAATGGCTGGAGAATTATCCTTACAGGATCACTATGGGCTGGACCTTATTTGGCTGGGCCGGAATGCTGGTGTTGCTCATTGCCGTGTGCACTGTCAGCTTCCAGGCTGTAAAAGCTGCATTGGCGAATCCTGTTAAAAGCCTTAGAAGCGAATAG
- a CDS encoding sigma-70 family RNA polymerase sigma factor — MQDEKDIWNAFRSGDASSLQAIFDKYYSPLFNYGHRFSADDHLIEDALQELFVKLWKNRESIRETDSVKNYLYKSFRRVLLRMLEVQQRNHTFSVLDEWPEWGQELAYDQTMISRERLEKIRGNLVAALTKMTPRQREIIHLRYYEEMEYDEIAALMQLSVSSTYKLVYKAIETLRQYLSKSDLLILSALISLKKI, encoded by the coding sequence ATGCAGGATGAAAAAGATATATGGAATGCTTTTCGTTCAGGAGATGCGTCTTCCCTGCAAGCTATTTTTGATAAATATTATTCCCCTCTCTTTAACTACGGACACCGGTTTTCAGCTGATGATCATTTAATAGAAGATGCACTACAGGAGCTGTTTGTAAAGCTCTGGAAAAACAGGGAAAGTATCAGGGAAACTGATTCAGTGAAGAATTATCTGTACAAGTCGTTTCGCCGGGTGTTATTACGTATGCTGGAAGTACAACAGCGGAATCATACCTTTTCTGTACTGGACGAATGGCCTGAATGGGGCCAGGAACTAGCATATGATCAAACAATGATCAGCCGGGAACGACTGGAAAAAATACGCGGAAACCTGGTGGCAGCATTAACAAAAATGACTCCCAGGCAAAGGGAAATTATACACCTCCGTTATTATGAAGAAATGGAATACGACGAGATCGCCGCACTCATGCAGCTTTCCGTATCCAGTACCTATAAGCTGGTGTATAAAGCAATAGAAACCCTCCGGCAATATCTGTCCAAATCTGATCTCCTTATTTTGTCTGCCCTTATTTCTTTGAAAAAAATTTAA